Proteins found in one Streptomyces sp. NBC_00461 genomic segment:
- a CDS encoding putative leader peptide codes for MSGTGIALVSRRHVDLGRMSSAICPAS; via the coding sequence ATGTCTGGAACTGGAATTGCCTTGGTGAGTCGGCGGCACGTCGACCTCGGCCGCATGTCCAGCGCCATCTGTCCGGCGAGCTGA
- a CDS encoding GNAT family N-acetyltransferase, producing MTNTPVTTWSLEQTAPTDLLPAAAPEGDVRVARSEVPSPEFSRFLYASVGGDLRWIDRLGWTYARWREHLDRPGVETWVAYEQGTPAGYVELEPQDDGAVEIVYFGLIPAFRGRGIGGHLLSYGAARAWDLAERRPELGQTKRVWLHTCSLDGEHAMDNYLRRGFKLFDTKVEEQPQVAAPGPWPGAYRA from the coding sequence ATGACGAACACCCCCGTGACCACCTGGTCCCTGGAGCAGACCGCCCCGACCGACCTGCTTCCGGCCGCCGCGCCGGAAGGAGACGTACGGGTCGCCCGCTCCGAGGTCCCCTCCCCTGAGTTCAGCCGATTCCTGTACGCGTCCGTGGGCGGCGACCTCCGCTGGATCGACCGGCTGGGCTGGACGTACGCGCGGTGGCGGGAGCATCTGGACCGGCCCGGGGTGGAGACGTGGGTCGCCTACGAGCAGGGCACGCCCGCGGGATACGTGGAGCTGGAGCCGCAGGACGACGGGGCCGTGGAGATCGTCTACTTCGGGCTGATCCCGGCCTTCCGGGGCCGGGGAATCGGCGGGCATCTGCTGTCGTACGGCGCCGCCCGCGCCTGGGACCTCGCCGAGCGCCGGCCGGAGCTGGGGCAGACCAAGCGGGTCTGGCTGCACACGTGCAGTCTGGACGGGGAGCACGCCATGGACAACTATCTGCGCCGGGGGTTCAAGCTGTTCGACACCAAGGTCGAGGAGCAGCCGCAGGTGGCCGCGCCCGGCCCGTGGCCCGGGGCATACCGCGCCTGA
- a CDS encoding acyl-CoA dehydrogenase family protein, protein MARSTHTVTNQPPPLVGYDVFTSDHVLTSAVERHLAPALHDEVHGDLTALGRACGSAQVQEWGAQANENPPRLRTHDRYGHRVDEVEFHPAWHRLLGKGVAAGLTAAWGRPGGHVRRAAAFLLWTQVDAGNLCPLSMTHAAVPALRTDPELAAEWEPRLTSTVYDRDLRPAHLKAGALFGMGMTEKQGGSDVRANTTAARPLAQDGTYELTGHKWFCSAPMSDGFLVLAQAPDGLTCFLVPRVLEDGARNDFRLQRLKDKLGNRSNASAEVEFDGTWARRVGEEGRGVRTIIDMVAATRLDCVLGSAGLMRQAVAQAVHHCTHREAFGAKLVEKPLMRNVLADLAVESEAATTLALRLAAAYDDGGEQERALLRIAVPAAKYWVTKRCAAVTVEAAECLGGNGYVEESGLPRLVREAPLNSIWEGAGNVQALDVLRVLRREPEALHAYLQEVGRARGADHRLDGAIKNLLTELADLEGIEGRARRLTERLALVLQGSLLVRFAPPEVADAFCASRLAGDTGTTFGTLPSTLTHTTIVARARPT, encoded by the coding sequence ATGGCGCGAAGCACCCACACCGTGACCAACCAACCCCCACCTCTGGTCGGCTACGACGTCTTCACCTCCGACCACGTCCTGACCTCCGCCGTGGAACGGCACCTCGCCCCTGCGCTGCACGACGAGGTACACGGCGATCTGACCGCGCTCGGCCGGGCCTGCGGGTCGGCCCAGGTGCAGGAGTGGGGGGCCCAGGCCAACGAGAACCCGCCCCGGCTGCGTACGCACGACCGCTACGGCCACCGTGTCGACGAGGTCGAGTTCCATCCCGCCTGGCACCGGCTGCTCGGCAAGGGTGTAGCGGCCGGGCTGACCGCGGCCTGGGGCCGGCCCGGCGGCCATGTCCGCAGAGCCGCCGCCTTCCTGCTGTGGACCCAGGTCGACGCCGGAAACCTCTGCCCCCTGTCGATGACCCACGCGGCCGTCCCCGCGCTCCGCACGGACCCGGAGCTGGCCGCCGAGTGGGAGCCGCGGCTGACGTCCACGGTCTACGACCGCGACCTGCGGCCCGCCCACCTCAAGGCCGGGGCCCTGTTCGGGATGGGCATGACGGAGAAGCAGGGCGGCAGCGACGTACGCGCCAACACGACGGCCGCCCGGCCGCTCGCCCAGGACGGGACGTACGAACTCACCGGGCACAAGTGGTTCTGCTCGGCACCGATGTCCGACGGGTTCCTGGTGCTCGCGCAGGCTCCGGACGGGCTCACCTGTTTCCTCGTGCCGCGCGTTCTGGAGGACGGTGCCCGCAACGACTTCCGGCTGCAGCGGCTCAAGGACAAGCTGGGCAACCGCTCCAACGCCTCCGCCGAGGTCGAGTTCGACGGGACCTGGGCGCGCCGGGTCGGCGAGGAGGGCCGCGGGGTGCGGACCATCATCGACATGGTGGCGGCGACCCGGCTGGACTGTGTGCTGGGCTCCGCGGGCCTCATGCGGCAGGCGGTCGCGCAGGCCGTGCACCACTGCACCCACCGGGAGGCGTTCGGCGCGAAGCTGGTCGAGAAGCCGCTGATGCGCAATGTCCTGGCCGACCTGGCAGTGGAGTCCGAGGCGGCGACCACTCTCGCGCTGCGGCTCGCCGCCGCCTACGACGACGGCGGCGAGCAGGAGCGGGCGCTGCTGCGGATCGCGGTGCCGGCCGCCAAGTACTGGGTGACCAAGCGGTGCGCCGCGGTGACGGTCGAGGCCGCGGAGTGCCTGGGCGGAAACGGGTACGTGGAGGAATCGGGGCTGCCCCGGCTGGTGCGCGAGGCGCCGCTGAACTCGATCTGGGAGGGCGCCGGGAACGTCCAGGCGCTCGACGTGCTGCGCGTGCTGCGGCGGGAGCCGGAGGCCCTCCATGCCTACCTCCAGGAGGTCGGCAGGGCGCGCGGCGCCGACCACCGGCTGGACGGCGCGATCAAGAACCTGCTGACGGAGCTGGCCGATCTGGAAGGCATCGAGGGGAGGGCCAGGCGGCTGACGGAGCGACTGGCACTGGTGCTCCAGGGATCGCTGCTCGTCCGGTTCGCACCCCCGGAGGTCGCCGACGCCTTCTGCGCCTCCCGCCTGGCCGGAGACACCGGCACAACCTTCGGCACACTCCCCTCCACCCTCACCCACACCACAATCGTGGCCCGAGCCCGCCCAACCTAG
- a CDS encoding TauD/TfdA family dioxygenase codes for MTHASPTFLPDIEQSPGRPPLLQATSEGDPASWVAEHRGELRAAVAEHGSLLVRGLGLAEPTATEAVFHNLAGGRLMADREPFAPRRSYAEGVYSSSKWPNNQQMCMHHELSYALRFPGLLLFACLVAPEAGGATAVADGPTVLDALPAELVERFEREGWLLTRTYNDEIGASVAEAFGTDDRTAVERYCRANAIEFAWQDDGSLRTRQHRSAVLRHPESGRRCWFNQIAFLNEWTMDPEVREYLVDVYGSDGLPFNTRFGGGDPLDEDVVRAINEVYEAHTLREPWHSGDLLLVDNLRTSHSREPFDGPREVLAALGDPVRLTDCAPTIEVRTA; via the coding sequence ATGACGCACGCGTCCCCGACCTTCCTGCCCGACATCGAACAGTCTCCGGGCCGCCCGCCGCTGCTGCAGGCCACGTCCGAAGGTGACCCGGCGAGTTGGGTCGCCGAGCACCGAGGCGAGCTGCGTGCCGCGGTCGCCGAGCACGGCAGCCTCCTGGTCCGTGGACTGGGACTCGCCGAGCCCACCGCCACGGAGGCGGTGTTCCACAACCTCGCGGGCGGCCGACTGATGGCCGACCGGGAGCCCTTCGCACCCCGCCGCTCCTACGCCGAGGGCGTGTACTCCTCCTCCAAGTGGCCGAACAACCAGCAGATGTGCATGCACCACGAGCTGAGCTACGCCCTTCGGTTCCCGGGCCTGTTGCTCTTCGCCTGCCTGGTGGCACCGGAGGCGGGCGGCGCAACCGCGGTCGCCGACGGGCCGACGGTCCTCGACGCGCTGCCCGCGGAGCTGGTCGAGCGGTTCGAGCGGGAGGGCTGGCTGCTGACCCGGACGTACAACGACGAGATCGGGGCATCGGTCGCCGAGGCCTTCGGCACCGACGACCGGACCGCCGTGGAGCGCTACTGCCGGGCGAACGCCATCGAGTTCGCCTGGCAGGACGACGGCTCGCTGCGCACCCGTCAGCACCGCAGCGCCGTCCTGCGCCACCCGGAAAGCGGCCGGCGCTGCTGGTTCAACCAGATCGCCTTCCTCAACGAGTGGACGATGGATCCGGAGGTGCGCGAGTACCTCGTGGACGTCTACGGGTCCGACGGGCTGCCCTTCAACACCCGCTTCGGGGGCGGCGATCCGCTCGACGAGGACGTCGTGCGGGCCATCAACGAGGTCTACGAGGCCCACACCCTGCGCGAGCCGTGGCACTCGGGTGACCTGCTGCTCGTCGACAACCTCCGCACCTCGCACAGCAGGGAGCCCTTCGACGGGCCACGCGAGGTGCTGGCCGCGCTCGGCGACCCGGTGCGGCTGACGGACTGCGCGCCGACCATCGAAGTGAGGACCGCATGA
- a CDS encoding nitrite/sulfite reductase, whose protein sequence is MAATPQKPAAAPVRRKVSRHRGEGQWAMGHHTPLNGNEQFKKDDDGLNVRTRIETIYSKRGFDSIDPNDLRGRMRWWGLYTQRKPGIDGGKTAILEPEELDDKYFMLRVRIDGGRLTTQQLRVIGEISQEFARGSADITDRQNIQLHWIRIEDVPEIWNRLEAVGLSTTEACGDCPRVVIGSPVAGIAEDEIIDGTWAIDEIHERYIGSKEFSNLPRKFKTAISGSPLLDVVHEINDVAFVGVEHPEHGPGFDVWVGGGLSTNPKIGVRLGAWVPLAEVPEAWAGVVGIFRDYGYRRLRTRARLKFLVADWGVEKFRQVLEDEYLKRKLVDGPAPAEPTHRWRDHVGVHRQQDGRFYVGFAPRVGRVDGATLTKIAELAEAHGSGRVRTTVEQKMIVLDVEEAQVEPLVEALEALDLTAKPSPFRRGTMACTGIEYCKLAIVETKQRGSALIDELERRIPDFDEPITINLNGCPNACARIQVADIGLKGQLILNDQGEQVEGYQVHLGGALGLQAGFGRKVRGLKVTSDELPDYIERVLKRFEAEREEGERFAAWASRASEEALS, encoded by the coding sequence ATGGCCGCCACCCCACAGAAGCCTGCCGCCGCGCCTGTCCGCCGCAAGGTGAGCCGTCACCGCGGTGAGGGTCAGTGGGCGATGGGGCACCACACCCCGCTCAACGGGAACGAGCAGTTCAAGAAGGATGACGACGGTCTCAATGTGCGGACACGCATTGAGACGATCTACTCCAAGCGGGGCTTCGACTCGATCGACCCCAACGACCTGCGCGGCCGCATGCGCTGGTGGGGCCTGTACACCCAGCGAAAGCCCGGGATCGACGGCGGCAAGACCGCGATCCTGGAGCCGGAGGAGCTGGACGACAAGTACTTCATGCTGCGGGTCCGCATCGACGGCGGCCGGCTCACCACGCAGCAGCTGCGAGTGATCGGCGAGATCTCGCAGGAGTTCGCCCGCGGCAGCGCGGACATCACCGACCGGCAGAACATCCAGCTGCACTGGATCCGCATCGAGGACGTGCCGGAGATCTGGAACCGGCTGGAGGCCGTCGGGCTGTCCACCACCGAGGCCTGCGGCGACTGCCCGCGCGTCGTCATCGGCTCGCCGGTCGCCGGGATCGCCGAGGACGAGATCATCGACGGCACCTGGGCGATCGACGAGATCCACGAGCGCTACATCGGCAGCAAGGAATTCTCCAACCTGCCCCGCAAGTTCAAGACGGCGATCTCGGGCTCCCCGCTCCTGGACGTGGTCCACGAGATCAACGACGTCGCGTTCGTCGGCGTCGAGCACCCCGAGCACGGCCCCGGCTTCGACGTGTGGGTCGGCGGCGGCCTGTCCACCAACCCCAAGATCGGCGTCCGGCTCGGCGCCTGGGTGCCGCTGGCGGAGGTCCCGGAGGCCTGGGCGGGGGTGGTCGGCATCTTCCGCGACTACGGCTACCGGCGCCTTCGTACGAGGGCCCGTCTGAAGTTCCTCGTCGCCGACTGGGGTGTGGAGAAGTTCCGCCAGGTCCTGGAGGACGAGTACCTCAAGCGGAAGCTGGTCGACGGTCCCGCGCCCGCCGAGCCCACGCACCGCTGGCGCGACCACGTCGGCGTGCACCGGCAGCAGGACGGCCGCTTCTACGTCGGTTTCGCCCCGCGCGTCGGCCGCGTCGACGGCGCCACGCTGACGAAGATCGCCGAGCTGGCCGAGGCGCACGGCTCGGGCCGGGTCCGCACCACCGTCGAGCAGAAGATGATCGTCCTCGACGTCGAGGAGGCCCAGGTCGAGCCGCTGGTCGAGGCGCTGGAGGCGCTGGACCTGACCGCCAAGCCGTCCCCGTTCCGGCGCGGCACCATGGCCTGCACCGGCATCGAGTACTGCAAGCTCGCCATCGTCGAGACCAAGCAGCGCGGTTCTGCCCTGATCGACGAACTCGAGCGCCGTATCCCGGACTTCGACGAGCCGATCACCATCAACCTCAACGGCTGCCCGAACGCCTGCGCCCGTATCCAGGTCGCGGACATCGGTCTCAAGGGCCAGCTGATCCTCAACGACCAGGGCGAGCAGGTCGAGGGCTACCAGGTGCACCTGGGCGGCGCGCTCGGCCTCCAGGCCGGGTTCGGCCGCAAGGTCCGTGGCCTGAAGGTCACTTCGGACGAGCTGCCCGACTACATCGAGCGCGTCCTCAAGCGCTTCGAGGCCGAGCGCGAGGAGGGCGAGCGGTTCGCCGCCTGGGCCTCGCGTGCCTCCGAGGAGGCCCTCTCATGA
- a CDS encoding GAF domain-containing protein — protein MAHPPTDVRQLVVGDSARAARVLSEVRAARLSGQRTPVAPRPVIEQSWGRMLRSGIDPDRDRRSGLLSADEVRRRRETTALRHVLPVLREGLLSVADVAHHIMVVTDEDARVLWREGSTAVLRKADGLGFELGADWREDVVGTNGIGTPAVVRRPVQVFASEHFVRSQTSWTCTGAPITDPRDGRLIGVVDVSGPLETMHPATLAWVDSVAKLAEARLRELHLGSLERLRAVAAPVLARVGGRALAVDRDGWTAAVTGILYTNRITLPKSLSAGRRWLPPLGLCSVDPLAEGWLIRASDEPVPRSATRVVLDLTQPRRWSVTVSGCAGSWSHELSPRHAELLCLLALHRGGRSAAGLAEEVFGDPAHRVTVRAEMSRVRRYLGGLLEHRPYRFAEDAEVELLLPADPCDLLPQSTAPTVINVREPVELP, from the coding sequence GTGGCGCACCCGCCGACGGACGTGAGGCAGCTCGTCGTGGGCGACTCGGCGCGCGCGGCGCGGGTGCTCAGCGAGGTCCGTGCCGCCAGGCTCTCCGGGCAGCGCACGCCCGTGGCGCCGCGCCCGGTGATCGAGCAGTCCTGGGGCCGCATGCTGCGCAGCGGTATCGACCCCGACCGTGACCGGCGGTCCGGTCTGCTCTCAGCCGACGAGGTGCGCCGGCGCCGGGAGACCACAGCGCTGCGGCACGTCCTGCCGGTGCTGCGGGAGGGGCTGCTGTCGGTCGCGGACGTCGCCCACCACATCATGGTGGTCACGGACGAGGACGCCCGGGTGCTCTGGCGCGAGGGCAGCACAGCCGTTCTCCGCAAGGCGGACGGGCTCGGCTTCGAACTCGGCGCGGACTGGCGGGAGGACGTCGTCGGCACCAACGGCATCGGCACCCCGGCCGTCGTCCGCCGGCCCGTGCAGGTCTTCGCCTCCGAGCACTTCGTGCGCTCACAGACCTCCTGGACCTGTACCGGCGCCCCCATCACCGACCCGCGTGACGGCCGGCTGATCGGTGTCGTGGACGTGAGCGGGCCGCTGGAGACGATGCACCCGGCCACGCTGGCCTGGGTCGACTCGGTGGCCAAGCTCGCCGAGGCCCGGCTGCGCGAGCTGCACCTGGGCTCGCTGGAGCGGCTGCGCGCGGTGGCCGCACCGGTGCTGGCCCGGGTGGGCGGCCGGGCCCTGGCGGTGGACCGGGACGGCTGGACCGCGGCGGTCACCGGGATCCTGTACACGAACCGGATCACCCTGCCCAAGTCCCTTTCGGCGGGCCGCCGGTGGCTGCCCCCGCTCGGTCTGTGCTCGGTGGATCCACTGGCCGAGGGCTGGCTGATCCGGGCCTCCGACGAGCCGGTTCCGCGCAGTGCCACCCGCGTGGTGCTGGATCTGACGCAGCCGCGCCGCTGGTCGGTGACGGTGTCCGGGTGCGCGGGCTCCTGGAGCCACGAACTGAGCCCCCGGCACGCCGAGTTGCTCTGTCTCCTCGCCCTGCACCGCGGTGGGCGCAGTGCGGCGGGCCTGGCCGAGGAGGTGTTCGGCGACCCGGCCCACAGGGTGACGGTGCGCGCCGAGATGTCCCGAGTGCGCCGCTACCTCGGGGGGTTGCTGGAGCACCGGCCGTACCGCTTCGCCGAGGACGCGGAGGTGGAGCTGCTACTGCCGGCCGACCCGTGCGATCTGCTGCCGCAGTCGACGGCACCTACGGTGATCAACGTACGGGAACCCGTCGAACTGCCCTGA
- the sbnA gene encoding 2,3-diaminopropionate biosynthesis protein SbnA produces MPVISDPVQFNEQELYVDLRAALGLPLYLKCEGFNFAGSIKLKAATEMVNAAEREGLLRPGSVLVESSSGNLGVALSVIAASRGYRFLCVTDARCNQPTIRLMESLGTQVHVIEEPDPRGGFLGARMAYVNALCASDDRYVWLNQYQNQGNWRAHFRTTAPEIARRFPNLDVLFVGAGTTGTLMGCARWFWQWRRRVRIVAIDTVGSVSFGMPPGRRMIPGLGMSVPPSFLDESYVDHLVRVEETDAILACRRLAARGFMFGGSTGTVISGAGQWLAEHGRQGLTSVAIAPDLGERYLDTVYREGWPADAIEAEVAPAAVARLA; encoded by the coding sequence ATGCCCGTCATTTCCGATCCAGTCCAGTTCAACGAGCAGGAGCTCTACGTCGACCTTCGGGCCGCACTGGGGCTACCTCTGTACCTGAAGTGCGAGGGCTTCAACTTCGCCGGCTCGATCAAGCTCAAGGCGGCGACCGAGATGGTCAACGCGGCCGAGCGCGAGGGTCTGCTGCGTCCGGGCTCGGTCCTGGTCGAGTCCTCGTCCGGGAACCTGGGCGTGGCTCTGAGCGTGATCGCGGCGAGCCGCGGCTACCGGTTCCTGTGCGTGACCGACGCGCGCTGCAACCAGCCGACGATCCGCCTGATGGAGTCGCTGGGCACCCAGGTCCACGTCATCGAGGAACCGGACCCGCGCGGCGGCTTCCTCGGTGCGCGGATGGCGTACGTGAACGCGCTGTGCGCGTCGGACGACAGATACGTGTGGCTCAACCAGTACCAGAACCAGGGCAACTGGAGGGCACACTTCCGGACCACCGCCCCGGAGATCGCCCGCCGCTTCCCGAACCTGGACGTCCTGTTCGTCGGCGCCGGCACGACCGGGACCCTGATGGGCTGCGCCCGCTGGTTCTGGCAGTGGCGGCGCCGGGTGCGCATCGTTGCCATCGACACGGTCGGCTCGGTGAGCTTCGGCATGCCGCCGGGACGCCGGATGATCCCGGGGCTCGGCATGAGCGTGCCTCCGTCGTTCCTGGACGAGTCGTACGTGGACCACCTGGTCCGCGTCGAGGAGACCGACGCCATCCTCGCCTGCCGCCGGCTGGCCGCCCGGGGATTCATGTTCGGCGGCTCGACGGGGACGGTGATCAGCGGAGCCGGGCAGTGGCTGGCCGAACACGGCCGGCAGGGCCTCACCTCGGTGGCCATCGCCCCGGACCTCGGCGAGCGCTACCTGGACACCGTCTACCGCGAGGGCTGGCCGGCCGACGCGATCGAGGCGGAGGTGGCGCCGGCCGCGGTGGCTCGCCTGGCCTGA
- the sbnB gene encoding 2,3-diaminopropionate biosynthesis protein SbnB — translation MTTTDNAAAQGALGAPPFAVISGEQVQQVLHGREPEIAELVEAVYRLHGAGDSVNPPSYFLRFPDRPSSRIIALPASLGGALRVDGLKWISSFPENTRSGLPRASAVLILNDPDTGYPFACLESSVISATRTASSAALAADRLSRTRGRPARVGFIGTGLIARYIHTHLAATGWEFDETGVYDLSPDSAAGFRGYLERSGAKGHVTPHGDIESLIRSSDLLVFATVASAPHVHDPSWFAHHPLVLHVSLRDLDPRILLASANYVDDVEHCLKAETSPHLAEQLTGSREFLDGTLNDVLTGRATVPGDRTVVFSPFGLGVLDLAVGKFVHDEVARRGGLHVVDGFFHELRRHG, via the coding sequence ATGACGACCACCGACAATGCCGCCGCCCAAGGCGCCCTGGGCGCACCGCCGTTCGCCGTGATCTCCGGCGAGCAGGTGCAGCAGGTGCTGCACGGCCGGGAGCCGGAGATCGCCGAACTCGTGGAGGCCGTGTACCGGCTGCACGGGGCGGGCGACTCGGTGAACCCGCCGTCGTACTTCCTGCGCTTCCCGGACCGTCCGTCGTCGAGGATCATCGCGCTGCCCGCCTCGCTCGGCGGGGCGCTGCGGGTGGACGGACTGAAGTGGATCTCCAGTTTCCCGGAGAACACCAGGTCCGGACTTCCGCGAGCATCGGCGGTCCTGATCCTCAACGACCCCGACACGGGCTATCCGTTCGCGTGCCTGGAGAGTTCGGTCATCAGCGCCACGCGCACGGCGTCCTCGGCGGCGCTGGCCGCCGACCGGCTGAGCCGGACCCGCGGGCGCCCGGCGCGGGTCGGCTTCATCGGCACCGGCCTGATCGCCCGCTACATCCACACCCATCTCGCCGCCACGGGCTGGGAGTTCGATGAGACGGGGGTGTACGACCTGTCGCCCGACAGCGCGGCCGGGTTCCGCGGCTACCTGGAACGCTCGGGCGCCAAGGGACACGTCACGCCGCACGGCGACATCGAGTCCCTGATCCGCTCAAGCGACCTGCTGGTGTTCGCCACGGTCGCCTCCGCACCGCACGTCCACGACCCGTCGTGGTTCGCGCACCACCCGCTCGTGCTGCATGTGTCGCTGCGCGACCTGGACCCGAGGATCCTGCTCGCGTCGGCCAACTACGTCGACGACGTCGAGCACTGCCTGAAGGCGGAGACCTCGCCGCACCTGGCCGAACAGCTCACGGGGAGCCGGGAGTTCCTCGACGGCACACTGAACGACGTACTGACCGGGCGGGCGACCGTTCCGGGTGACCGGACGGTGGTGTTCTCGCCGTTCGGACTGGGGGTGCTCGACCTCGCGGTCGGCAAGTTCGTCCACGACGAAGTGGCCCGCAGGGGCGGGCTGCACGTCGTCGACGGGTTCTTCCACGAGCTGCGCCGGCACGGCTGA
- a CDS encoding phosphoadenylyl-sulfate reductase — protein sequence MTAVQEERATEDLKALAEQAGRDLEDASALEILQWAAENFGQRFCVTSSMEDAVVAHLASRAMPGVDVVFLDTGYHFPETIGTRDAVEAVMDVNVITLTPRQSVAEQDAEYGPRLHDRDPDLCCKLRKVQPLEQGLKSYVAWATGLRRDESPTRANTPVVGWDEKRQKVKVSPIARWTQDDVDAYVAEHGVLTNPLLMDGYASVGCAPCTRRVLEGEDARAGRWAGNAKTECGLHG from the coding sequence ATGACCGCGGTTCAGGAAGAACGCGCGACGGAGGATCTCAAGGCGCTCGCCGAGCAGGCGGGCCGCGACCTGGAGGACGCCTCCGCACTGGAGATCCTCCAGTGGGCCGCCGAGAACTTCGGCCAGCGCTTCTGCGTGACCTCGTCCATGGAGGACGCGGTGGTCGCCCACCTCGCCTCCCGCGCGATGCCCGGCGTTGACGTGGTGTTCCTCGACACCGGTTATCACTTTCCCGAGACGATCGGCACGCGAGACGCGGTGGAGGCGGTGATGGACGTCAACGTCATCACGCTCACCCCACGTCAGTCGGTCGCCGAGCAGGACGCGGAGTACGGCCCCAGGCTGCACGACCGCGACCCCGACCTGTGCTGCAAGCTGCGCAAGGTCCAGCCGTTGGAGCAGGGCCTGAAGAGCTACGTGGCCTGGGCGACCGGTCTGCGCCGCGACGAGTCCCCGACCCGGGCGAACACCCCGGTCGTCGGCTGGGACGAGAAGCGGCAGAAGGTCAAGGTCTCCCCGATCGCCCGCTGGACCCAGGACGACGTGGACGCCTACGTCGCCGAACACGGCGTACTGACCAACCCGTTGCTGATGGACGGCTACGCCTCCGTCGGCTGCGCCCCCTGCACCCGCCGCGTCCTGGAGGGCGAGGACGCACGCGCCGGCCGCTGGGCGGGCAACGCCAAGACCGAGTGCGGGCTGCACGGATGA